The genomic segment AGGTCGCGCAGTACTCGCAGCTGACCCTCCTCGGACTTCCGGTGGGCTTCGTCGCCGGCCTGGTGTTCATGCGCGTGGTCGACCGCCCCGCCAGGCACGCCTGGTTCGCCGCGGGCACCGCCCTGATCGTCGTCGCCTGGGCACTGCCGGCACTGCTCGGACCCGGGAAGTTCACCCTGGTCGCCGTCATGCTCGTCTCCGGCCTCGGCAACTCCTTCGCCGGCGAGTCCGTCTACAAGATCTGGTCCCAGGAACTCTTCCCCACCCTGCTGCGGGCGACCGCGACCGGCGTGACCATGGCCTTCACCCGGGCCCTGGCCGGCCTGGCCGCACTGGCCACGCCCGCCTTCGCCCTGGGCCACACCGAGCTGTTCTTCGGCCTGCTCCTCGGCGTCACGGTGATCTCGGCGGTCATCGGCCTCGCCTGGGTGCCCCGCCTGCCCAAAACCCCGCAGGCCGAGGAGCCTGCCGACGCTTCCCCGCCCCAGGCGCCTGCCGACCTGAGTGGCGCTCCCACACCCGAGACGACCGAAAAGGCTGTTCCTTGATCCGCCATCACGACTTCCGTCACCACGGTCTGACGCTGCGCTCCACACTGCACATCCCCGAAGGACCGGCGGACACCCGCCATCCGACCGTGGTGTTCGTCCACGGCTTCACCTCCAACCGGATCGAACTGCCGAACTTCGTCGCCATGTCCCGGCTGTTGGCCGCCAACGGCATCGCCTCGGTCCGGTTCGACCTCTCGGGCCACGGCGAGAGCGACGGCGACTTCTTCGACGTGACCATCACCGGCGAGATCGCCGAGACCCGCGCAATCCTGCGGACGGTCCGGACCCTCGACTTCGTCGACCCCGACCGCATCGGCCTGGTCGGCATGAGCATGGGAGGCGTGGTCGCCGGGATCACGGCCGCCGAGGAGACCGGGATCGGCGCGCTGTGCCTGTGGTCCCCGGCGGCGGTCGCCCCGTTCGAGATCGGCAGGGGCTATCTCAAGGGCCGCAGACTCGCCCCGGAGATCGAGGAGAAGGGCTATGTCGACGCCGACGGCCACCGGATGAGCCCCGCTCTCGTGGAGGACATAGCCGGCCTCGACGTCTACGGGAGGTCCGGCGCGTACACCGGGCCGGTCCACATCCTGCACGGCGACAAGGACGACATCGCACCCCTGGAGTACGTACGCCGCTACCTGGAGCACTACGACGGGAACGCGGAACTCGAGATCGTCGAAGGCGCGGACCACGCCTGGGGGACCGTCCCCCACCGGACCACGCTGCATCACTCCACGCTGCGATTCCTCCGGAGGCACCTCCAGCGATGAAGACGTCGAGCCCTGTGCCACGCCACGCGACGGACACCACGACCTCGGTCACCGGCCTGCGGACCGCGGACGACTCCGGTCTCGTCGCCACCCCGTACCCCATGCCGCGCCTGTCGTGGTCACTGACCGGCGAACGGCCGGGCATCCTCCAACACGCCTACGAGATCGAGGTGTCGGCCGACGCGTCCTTCAGCGACACCACCTCCAGCGGAAACGTCGAGTCCGACACGGTGACCGACCACCCGTGGCCGGCGCAACCGCTGAACAGCCGCGAGACCCGGTACTGGCGTGTCCGTGTCCGCACCGACCTCGGGTGGACGGAATGGAGCGACGCCGCCCGGGTGGAGGCCGCGCTGCTCGACGACGTGGACTGGGCGGCCCGCCCCGTCCATCTGCCCAGTGACCGGGGCCGTTCCTCCCCCGGCCCCGTGCCGTTGCTCCGCCGGGAGTTCCACCTCCCGGCGGAGCCGGTATCCGCGCGCCTGTACGTCACCTCGCTCGGCGTGCACCGCACCACGGTCAACGGCCGTGCCGTCTCCGAGGACCTGCTGGAACCGGGCTGGACCAGCTACCCCAACCGGCTGCTCTACGCCACCTACGACGTCACCGGCCTGCTCCGCACCGGCGCGAACGCCCTCTCCGCGGCGGTCGGCGACGGCTGGTACCGCGGTCATCTCACCTGGCACAAGAACCGCGACGTCTACGGGGACACGACGGCGCTGCTCGCCCAGCTCGAAGTCAACCTGGCCGACGGGACCAGGGTCACGGTCACCACCGACGGCCACTGGAAGGGCGGTTACGGCGATCTGCTGGCGGCGGACCTGTACGACGGCTGCGAACGCGACCTCCGCCACGAGCCCGAAGGCTGGCGGCTGCCGGGCTTCGTCGACACCGACTGGGAACCCGCCGCCACACTCCCCCTGCCCACCGGGCTGACGCAGCGGGCCCACCCGCCCGTGCGGGTCGTCCAGGTCATCCGGCCGGAGCGGCGGACCCTGCCCGACGGCTCGATCGCCGTCGACGCGGGCGAGAACATCACCGGCTGGCTGAGACTCCGCGTCGACGGCCCGAAGGGAAGCACCGTCACCGTCCGGCATGCCGAGGTCCTCGACGGCGACGGCCGGCTGCTGACGAGCATCCTGCGCGGCGCCCGTGCCACCGACCAGTACACCCTGGCCGGCGGCACGGCCGAACTGACGCCGGAGTTCACCTTCCACGGCTTCCGGTACGCCGAGATCGGCACCTCACCGGACGTGACCGTCGAGGCGATCGAGGTCGAGGTCGTCGCCAGCGACCTGCGCCGCATCGGCGAGTTCCGCTGCTCCGACGAGCGCGTGAACACCCTGTACGCGAACGTCGTACGCTCCCAGCGCGGCAACTTCCTCGCCGTGCCGACCGACTGCCCGCAGCGGGACGAACGGCTCGGCTGGACCGGGGACATCATGGCCTTCGCCCCGACGGCGTGCGCCACGTTCGACAGCGGCTCCTTCCTCGACAGCTGGCTCACCGACCTCCGCATCGAGCAACGGCCGGACGGCGCGGTCCCGATGGTGATCCCCGATGTACCGCTCGGGGAACTGCCGCCGGCCGAGCTGCCGTTCGCCGGTGCCGCCGCGGGCTGGGGCGACGCCGCCACGGTCGTACCGACCGCCCTCTACGAGGCCTACGGCCGACGGGACATGCTGAACCGCCACTACGCGGCCATGCGCGCGTGGGTCGAGTTCACCGTCGACCACCTGGACGAGGACGGAACCTGGAGCGGCAACGCCCAACTCGGGGACTGGCTCGACCCCGCCGCGCCTCCGGAGGACCCGGCGCGCGCCACCACGGACTCCGCCTACGTCGCCACCGCCTTCGTCGCGCACAGCGCCCGCCTGCTCGCCGACACGGCCCGTGAGCTGGGCCGTCTCGACGACGCCGTGCGGTACGAGGCCCTGCACGGGCGTACCGCCGAGGCCGCCTGGCGCAAGTGGGGCGACCACGCCCGCACCACCCAGACGGGCTGCGCGCTGGCCCTGTCCTTCGGCATCGCGCCCGACACCGAGCGGGCCGACGTGGGCAAGGCCCTCGCCGGTCTGGTGCGCGCCAACGGCGGCCGTATCGCCACCGGCTTCCTGGGCACCCCGTTCGTACTGCCCGCCCTCAGCGGCACCGGCCACACGGCCGAGGCGTACGAGCTGCTGCTCAACCCCGAGTGCCCGGGCTGGCTCTACCAGGTGGCCCGGGGTGCCACCACCATGTGGGAGCGGTGGGACGCGATCCGCCCCGACGGCACCATCGATGTCGAGAACGCGGGCACGATGCTGTCGTTCAACCACTACGCCTACGGCGCGGTCGCCGCCTGGCTCTACCGATCCGTGGCCGGTCTACGGCCCACCGCGCCCGGCTACCGCACCCTCGACATCGCCCCACGCCCCGGCTCCACGCTCACCTCCGCCGAGGCCTCGATCACCACCCCGTACGGCACCGCGTCCGTCGCCTGGTCGATCAGCGGCGACACCCTCACGGTGAAGGCGGTACTGCCGCCCGGCACCACGGGACGCTTCAGCCCGCCCGAGGGCTGGCGCTGCGCGGAGGCCGTCGACGGGCTCGCATCCGGCAGCCACCTCCTGTCCCTGCGTCCGGTCATCGGTCCCTGAAGCCACCCGCAACCGGAGCCCGTCGCCATCGGCTCCCTTCGCACCCGGTCCTGGAAACCGGGCTCACAGACGGCGGCCCGCTGCTCCCTGACACGCGGCGGGCCGCCTCCTTTTGGGCCTCGGGGCCGACCTACACCATGCCGAGGCCTTGGGAAAGGCCGTCCGGGCACGCGGAGTTCGTCGGCGACGTCCCTCTCATCCTCATCGCAGTGCGTCGGCGAAGAAGTCGAGTGACCGGTCGACCTCGGTGAGAGCCGGGGTCCGGTTGAGGTGGCCGTGCGGCATGCCGGCGGCCAGGTAGGTCCTGACCTCGACCTGGGACGCGGTCAACTGCCGCGCCAGGAGCTCCGCCGACGGCCGGAGGTCGTCGTACTCGGAGACCAGCAGGTGAACGGGCGGGAGGCCGTGCAGCGGGGCCGCGCCCGGCAGTGCGTCGCGTGGGAGGTCGGTGAGCCGGCCGACATAGTTCTCCACCATGAACTCGACGTCCGCCGTGGTGAACCGCATCGTCGGGGGGAGGGCCGCCATCTCGGCCGCCATGGTGCTGTCCAGGGCCGGGACGGGGAAGTGCGCGAACGGGTAGGCGAGCAGCAGGAGATCGGCCGGTCGCCGTCCCTCCTCCCGGTCCCGCAGGGCCGTGGCGAGGGCCAGCGCCGCGCCCGCGCTCGCCCCGCCGAGGGCCACGGCATCGGCGTCGGCGGCCAGTTCGGTCCTCAGCCACCGCCACGCGGCGCACACGTCGTCCACCGGGACCGGGTGGCGAACGCCGCCGACCGCCAGCCGGTAGTCGACGCAGACCACCACGGCCCCGGTCCGCGCGGCCAGTTCGGCCGCGACGACGTGTGCCTCGGGCATGTCGAGGTCGCCGCCGAGGAAGCCGCCGCCGTGCGCCCACAGGACTGCCGCGGAACCGGGGCGCGGCGGGGTGTACGTCCTGACCGGTACCGGGCCGTGAGGGCCGGCTATCTCGCGGTTCGCGACCGTGACATCGGGGTGCACCCACTGCGCCGGATCCCGCATGAACGCGCCGAACCTGGACTGCGCGTCCGGGTCCGCGAGATCCGCGAACGTGATGCCCGCGAGGAGGTGCAGCCTCTCCGCGAGATAGGGGTCGAGGGGCATGGTGACCTCTTTTCCGTGACGTCTGGACATGGGGCGGCGGGCGCACCTGCGGGCACGCCGAAACCGTGGTGGCCCACAGGGGACGCAGCCGGTGCCGGTCACCTGAGTCAGGCCTTGGCCGGGGCTGCTCGGACGGTCACGCCGACTCGCGTACCTCCAGCCGGATGTGCGGCTGCACCTGGTTTCCGGTGGCTTCCGCGCTGTCGAGCGCGGCCCGCACCGAGTCCGCGTACAGCTCGGCGATTCCGGGGAGGTCCTGGACGACGCTGGTCAGCGGAGGGCTGGACACCGCCGCGGCAGGGGTGTTGTCGACTCCGACCACCGCCATGTCCCGAGGGGCTTCGAGGCCGAGCCGGCGCAGCCCGGCCAGCACGCTCATGGCCACGTCGTCGTTGAACGCGCAGATGCCGGTCACCGGGGGATCGGCGGCGCGCCAGGACCGTACCGCGTCGGCCGCGGCGTCCGGTGTCAGGGGGACGGTCCGGACATCGGGAGCGGGCAGTCCCAGCTCGGCGCAGACCTTGCGGACACCCTCGAGGCGCGGTCCGGCGAAGACGGCGACCCGCTCGTCGTCGGGGTACGCGTATCCCAGTCGCCGGTGGGAGGCGGCCAGGTGGCGGGCCTGAGCGGCACCGATCGCGTTCGCGTTGGTGATGCCCTCGTCCGCCCCGATCCCCTTGTCGTCGTACAGGGCGGCGATCACCTCGATGCCGGCGGCCCGCATCGCCGTGGCGTCGGAGTCGGAGAACGGCGCGAAGGCCAGCACGGCGGCCGGCGTGAGGGCCTTCCAGATCTCGCCCAGCGAGCGGGCGCCCCGGATGCCGGAGTGGACGACGAAGGTGAGATTGCGCTTCGCGAACGCAAGCGTCAGCTCCTGGACGAGGCGGCCCGTCGCGTGGCCGAGCGGCCAGTCGGGCAGCAGGCCGAGCACCACGTCGGAACGTCCGTACCGAAGGGTCCGCGCCGCGGCCGACGGGGCGTAGCCGAGCTTCTGGGCCGCCGCCAGCACCCGCTGACGTGTCGCGTCGGTGATCTTCTGATGCTGGGTGTTGTTGAGGACGAAGCTCACCGTCGCCCGCGACACACCGGCCTCGCGGGCCACGTCCGCACTTGTCACTCGCTCGCTCCGCGGTGCCATCGACGACCACCTTCCACGAACCTCTTGCGCAACGCAGGAGACACAGTTAGTTTACGGGCACTCACTTTAACGTGTTAGCGACACGTTAAAGCAACTCCGAGTAGCCATGATGCGAGGTTGTGCGATGGGGACGCCCTATCGACTCATCCGATCGCCGACATTGAAGCAGACGGCCTGCGACGCCCACGAGACGGAGTGATCCTCCGGCTACGTCGCAAGGGCTCCCGGCGGTCTCCCCGCCGGGCCCTCATCTGAACACGTACGCATCCGCTCGCCGGGCGTCCGCCTCCAGGGCCCCCTCCGCGAGCCACGAGAACAGCTCGCTTCTCCCTACCCCGGCCCACCTTTTCCTTCGGAGACCCTCAATGAAGAGAAGAACCGCCCTCCAGGCCTCCATCGGCGTGATGGTCACGCTCACGCTCGCCGCCTGCGGCGGTGGACAGACCGACAGCGGCAGCGGCGGCAGCGCCGGCCCGGTGAACCTGACCATCGCCCTGTCCTCGGCACCCAACAGCCTGGACCCCGCCCAGGTCGCCGTCGGGCCCTTCCTGAACTACATGGACCCCGCCTACGCGACCCTGCTGACCCGCAAGCCCGACGGCACCCTGGGCGCCGGCCTGGCCGACAAGTGGGGCTACGTCGGCAAGAAGAACACCAAGTTCGAACTGCACCTGCGCAAGGGCCTGAAGTTCGCCGACGGCACACCGCTCACCGCCGCCGACGTCGTCAACTCGTTCACGTACTTCCAGAAGGGCAGCGGACCCGCCGCCGCCTGGTTCCGTCCCCTGACGTTCGCCACGCCCGACAGCTCGACCGTCCTGATCACCAGCCCCACGCCCAACCCCGACATGGGCACCCTGTTCACTCCCCCGTATATGGGCGGCGCCATCATCAGCCCGGCCGGGCTGAAGGCCCCGAAGAAGCTGGCCTCCACGACCTTCGGCGCCGGACCCTACGTCTACAGCGCCCAGCAGTCCGTCTCCGGCGACCACTACGTCTACGTCCCGAACAAGAACTTCTACGACCAGTCCGCCATCCACTTCAAGAAGATCACCGTCCGGGTGATGCCCAACGTCAACTCCCAGGTGCAGGCCCTGAAGTCCGGGCAGATCGACCTCATGTACGGCACCCCGGACGTGGCGCCGACCGTCAAGGGCACCAAGGGGATCACCACGCTGCAGAAGCCCACCACCTGGGCGGGCCTGTTCCTCCTGGACCGTGAGGGCACCGTCGTCAAGGGGCTCGGCGACGAGCGGGTCCGGCAGGCGCTGAACTTCGCCGTCGACCGCTCCGCGATCACGAAGGCGGTCTACGGGGACTACGGAACCCCGGTCTCGCAGCCCCAGATGCCCGGCTACGACGGCTACAGCACCGCCGCCGCGGACATGTACCCCTACGACCCCGCCAAGGCCAAGAAGCTGCTGAAGGAGGCGGGGTATGCCAAGGGCCTGACCATCCCGGTGAACTACGGGTCGTTCGACCCCTCGACGGCCAAGATGGTCCAGGCCGTGCAGGGGCAGCTCGCCAAGGTGGGCGTCAAGCTGAAGCTGAGGGCCGCCACGAACTTCGGTGGCTGGATCAACGACCTGCTGACGAAGAAGTACGCCGCCACCGTCCTCTCGCCCGGCACGGGCGGCGAGCCCAACTTCTACGCACAGCAGCCGCCCTTCACCAAGACGGGCATCATGAACCTCTTCGGCGTGGCCGACCCCGAGGTGGAAGCCGCGTACGCCCGGCTCGCCGGATCGGACCCGAAGTCCAGCGCGGCTGCGTCCAAGGACCTCACCGACGTGATCGTGCGCAAGGCGCTCGCCCTGCCGATCTCCGGTACCGACACGATCGCCATGTACAACAGCAAGCTGCGCGGGGTGAAGTTCCCGGAGGGTGGCGCACAGCTGACCTCCAACACCCTGTGGACCACCCGCTGACGAGGGCCGATGCTTCCCATCATTCTCCGCAGGCTGGCGCTGTCCATCCCGCTCCTTGTGATCGTCTCGGCGATCACCTTCCTCCTGGAATCGTTCGTGCCGGGAGATCCGGCACGAACGGTGCTCGGGATCAACGCTCCGCAGGAGCAGTACGACGCGCTCAGAGCCGCCATGCATCTCGACCAGCCGGTCGTCGTGCAGTACTGGCTCTATCTCCGCGACGTCCTGCGGGGCGATCTCGGCAGCTCGCTGTTCTCCGGTGAATCCGTGCTGGGGCTGATCGGGCAGCGCCTCCCGGTCACCCTGGCGCTGGTGATCGGAGGGACCGTGCTCGCGACCCTGGTCGGTGTCGTGCTCGGCGTGTACAGCGCGACGCGCGGCCGGGTCAGCCGCCGGCTGTTCGACATCGTGTCCCTGCTGGGCAGCGCGGTGCCCAACTTCTGGATCGCACTGGTGTTGGTCGCCGTGTTCGCCGTCAAGTTCTCGCTCTTCCCCGCCACCGGGTACACCCCGTTCGCCGAGTCGCCGGGGCAGTGGGCGTCCGGCCTGGTGCTGCCCGTGATCTCTCTCGCGATCGGCGGAGTCGCCTTCATCTCCAAGGTCACGCGCGACGCGATGCTGTCCACCCTCGCCCTCGACCACATCAGAACGCTGCGGGCCTCCGGCATCCGGCCCTCGTCGATCATCTGGAAGCACGCCCTGCGGGGCTGCGGACTGCCGGTGGTGACCACGATCGGCCTCATGATGATCACGTTCATCCCCGGCACGATCCTCGTCGAGAACGTCTTCACCCTGCCCGGTCTGGGCACCACGGTCGTGGACGCGACCAACCAGCACGATCTGCCGGTCGTGCAGGGCCTCACCATCACCTTCACGGTCATGGTCATCGTGGTGAACCTTCTCGTCGACATCCTCTACAGCCTCCTCAACCCGAAGGTACGTACGGAATGACCACTGTCGAGGCGCCTTTGAAGGCGCGATCGCGGGCGCGGATCAACCCGTTCGCCGGGATATGGCGCCGTCCCGTCGCCGCCGCATCGCTCGTCGTGGTCGTCGGTATCACCGTCGCGGTGGTGCTCGCCCCGCTCCTGGCACCGCACCCGCCGCTGGCGCAGGACCTGCTCCACACGCTGTCCGGTCCGTCGGCGGACCATCCGCTGGGCACCGACGTCCTCGGCCGCGACGTGCTGAGCCGACTGCTCCACGGCGGACGGCCCACCCTGATCGGGGTGGGGGTGGCCGTACTCGTCTACGCCGTCGTCGGCATGTCGCTGGGCGTGCTGGCCGGCTACCTGCGCGGCTGGACCGACCGGGTCATCGTCGCCCTGCTGGACGTCATGCTCTCGGTCCCCGCGGTCATCATCACGCTCGCCGTCCTCGCCATCTTCTACCAGAGCAACGTCGCCGCCATGCTCACGCTCGGCTTCTTCGCCTCCGCGGGCCTCGCCCGGATCATCCGCAGCTCATGCATCGCGCTGCGCGAGGAGCTGTTCGTGGACGCCGCCAGGGTGTCCGGGCTCGGCCCGGCACGGATCATGGCCCGCCACATCCTCCCCCGGCTGACAGGGCAGTTGCTGGTCCCGATCTTCCTCTTCTCGGGCAACGCCCTCGCCATCCAGACCGGCCTCGGATTCCTCGGACTGGCCACTCCCGCGCCCGCCCCCAGCTGGGGCGGCATGGTCGGGGAGGCCGCGCAGATCATGCAGCAGGACCCCTACCTGCTGTTCGTCTCCGGTGGCGTGATCGGCCTCATGTCCCTCTCCTTCGGGCTGGTCGGCGACGGACTGCGCGACCTCGAACAGGACCGGCGGCAGGCAACGGGCGGCCGGTCGCGACGGCCGGTTCCCGCGGCGGCCTCCCAGACCGCCGCCGAGCCGTCGGACACATCGCTGGACGGGGCGGTGCTCGCCGTGCGCGACTACTCGATCGCCTTCGCCACCGCGCAGGGGCCACGCGACGTCGTCGACTCCATCAGCTTCACGGTCCGCCCCGGTGAGATCTTCGGACTCGTCGGCGAATCCGGCAGCGGAAAGACGGTGACGGGACTGTCCCTGCTCGGGCTCCTCCCGCCCAACGGGGCGGTGACGAGCGGCGCGGCCTGGCTGGCCGGCACCCGCATCAGCGGCCTGCCGGAACGCGAGTTGCAGCGCATCCGCGGCAGCGAGATCGCTCTCGTCTCGCAGGAACCCATGGTGGCGCTCGACCCGTACTTCACCATCGGCTCCCAGCTGGCCGAGGTCATCCGGCGCATCGACGCCGGGCGCGGCGGGAAGGACGCCGTACAACAGCGGATCCGCGAGCTGCTGACCAGCGTCCACCTGCGCGATCCGGACGACATCGCGCGCCGGCACCCGCACGAACTGTCCGGCGGCATGCTCCAGCGCGTCGTCATCGCCATGGCGCTGGCCGGGTCTCCGAAGGTGCTGATCGCCGACGAACCCACCACGGCACTGGACGTCACCGTGCAGGCGGGAATCCTGGACCTGCTGCGGTCGCTGCGCGACGAACACGGCATGGCGATCATCCTGATCACCCACGACCTGGGCGTGGTGGCCGACAGCTGCGACCGCGCGATCGTGATGGAGCACGGCCGGATCGTGGAGGAGGGCTCGGTCGAGGACATCTTCTACCGGCCCCGGCACCCGTACACGAAGAAGCTCATCGAGAGCACACCCAGCATCGCTCGTACGGAGGGCAGGATCACGTGACCGGAACACCCGCACTCCAGATAGACGGCCTCGCGGTCCGCTACCCGGGCCGTGGCTTCCGCAAGCCCCCGACCACCGTCATCGAGGACGTGTCGTTCGAGGTCGGGCACGCCGAGACGGTCGCCCTCGTGGGCGAGTCCGGCTCGGGAAAGACCACCATCGGCAGAGCGGTCCTGGGACTCACCCCGGTCAGCGGCGGACGGGTCCTGCTCGACGGGCGGGACATCACCCGCCTCACCGGCCGGGCCCGTCGGCTGCTGTCCTCCGATCTCCAGGCGATCTTCCAGAATCCGTACGGGTCGCTCAACCCGGCGCTGCCCGTGGGCCGGACGCTGGCCGAGCCCCTGCTCGTCGGTTCGGCCCGCTCGCCCCGCGAGGTCCGTGACGACATCGGGGATCTGCTCCGCCGCGTCGGGCTGCCGGAGGACGCGGCCGACCGCTACCCGGCACAGTTCAGCGGAGGCCAGCGCCAGCGCATCGCCATCGCCCGGGCGGTGGCCCGCAAGCCGAAGCTCATCATCTGCGACGAGCCGACCAGTGCCCTCGACGTCACCACCCAGGCCGCCGCGCTGAACCTCCTCTCCGAGCTCCAGGACACACTCGGGTGCGCGTACCTGTTCATCACTCACGACCTCGCGGTCGTCAAGGAGTTCGCGGCCCGCACCCTGGTCCTGCAACACGGACGCATCGTGGAGGAGGGAGGCAGCGTCGACGTGTGCGACCGGCCGCGGCACGAGTACACCCGGCGCCTGGTGGCGGCCGCCCCCGTCCCCGACCCGGACCTGCAACGCACGCGCCGCCGACAGCGGTTGGAGGTGAAGGCGACCGCATGACGGGGCACGACGGCGACCGCGTGACAGCGGTTCGGGCCGGCGGGCCGGCCCGAGACCGGCCGCCTCAGTGGTCGAGCGGCTCGTAGTCGAACCAGTCGAAGTGCACGGAGTCGGCGGAGGCGAACATGCCGAACACCCGGCCCGTGAACCCGCCGGCGACCTCCGTGGACAGATACCGGCCGTCCAGCGAGGCGAGTTCGACGAAGGCGCCGTCCGGCTCCTCGAAGCCGAGCGCGACGAAGTCGGGGCCGGTACGCGCGTCCTTCACGGTGTCCACGGGGACCGTCTCGACACGGAGAACCACGGGCCCCGAGGGCGCGGGCCGGGACGCCACGACGGTGTGCAACGGGCCGATGCGGGCACGGACCCGCACCTGTCCGAACGTGACCTCCACGGAGTAGTGATGGCTCTCGTCCAGGCGAACGGCCAGGCCGCCCTCGCCTTCCGCCGCGTCGAGCGAGGTGCGCACCCGGCACGACGGGTGCTGCTGCCGGCGGCCCACGAACGTCACGTCGGCGTCGTCGAGTGATCCGCCGCGGGCACGCAGGGTCAGCCGGCCGGGCCGTTCCTTCGTGGTGCAGTCCTCCGAGAGGCGCTGACGCGGCGAGATCCAGTGCGGGGCCAGCTCGGTCACGTCGAAGTCGTCCCGGCGCTCCGGCGCGGCGGCGGGTGGCTGAAGGGGCCAGGGCGGGGCGGGCATGACGCAGGACAGTTCGCCGACGACGGGCCAGCCGTCGACCCACTCGACCGGCACCAGATAGGTCTCCCGGCCCAGTACGTGCCAGCCGGGGGTGCCGCCGCCCGGCCGTACACCGAGCAGCACCATCCACCACGAGCCGTCGGGGCCTTGGACCAGGTCGGCGTGGCCGGTGTTCTGGATGGGGTGGTCGGTGCCGCGGTGGGTCAGGACCGGGTTGGCCGGGCAGGGCTCGAACGGGCCCGTGGGGGTGTGGCCGCGGGCGATCGATACCCCGTGGCCCCGTTCCGTGCCGCCTTCGGCGATGAGCAGGTACCAGTAGTCGCCGA from the Streptomyces sp. NBC_00310 genome contains:
- a CDS encoding ABC transporter ATP-binding protein, translated to MTGTPALQIDGLAVRYPGRGFRKPPTTVIEDVSFEVGHAETVALVGESGSGKTTIGRAVLGLTPVSGGRVLLDGRDITRLTGRARRLLSSDLQAIFQNPYGSLNPALPVGRTLAEPLLVGSARSPREVRDDIGDLLRRVGLPEDAADRYPAQFSGGQRQRIAIARAVARKPKLIICDEPTSALDVTTQAAALNLLSELQDTLGCAYLFITHDLAVVKEFAARTLVLQHGRIVEEGGSVDVCDRPRHEYTRRLVAAAPVPDPDLQRTRRRQRLEVKATA
- a CDS encoding glycoside hydrolase family 43 protein produces the protein MRVTSVSEAGNTISNPVIPGFYPDPSICRAGDDYYIACSSFEYFPGVPILHSRDLVHWTQIGNALDRPSQLRLPLDTASSGGIYAPTLRHHDGRFWLIVTNVSGDGNLLFTATDPAGPWSDPIRLPGVHGIDPDIAWDEDGTCWCTTAGVGQIRLDPHTGETFGERRQLWSGAPGAKAPEAPHLYRIGDYWYLLIAEGGTERGHGVSIARGHTPTGPFEPCPANPVLTHRGTDHPIQNTGHADLVQGPDGSWWMVLLGVRPGGGTPGWHVLGRETYLVPVEWVDGWPVVGELSCVMPAPPWPLQPPAAAPERRDDFDVTELAPHWISPRQRLSEDCTTKERPGRLTLRARGGSLDDADVTFVGRRQQHPSCRVRTSLDAAEGEGGLAVRLDESHHYSVEVTFGQVRVRARIGPLHTVVASRPAPSGPVVLRVETVPVDTVKDARTGPDFVALGFEEPDGAFVELASLDGRYLSTEVAGGFTGRVFGMFASADSVHFDWFDYEPLDH
- a CDS encoding dipeptide/oligopeptide/nickel ABC transporter permease/ATP-binding protein, whose translation is MTTVEAPLKARSRARINPFAGIWRRPVAAASLVVVVGITVAVVLAPLLAPHPPLAQDLLHTLSGPSADHPLGTDVLGRDVLSRLLHGGRPTLIGVGVAVLVYAVVGMSLGVLAGYLRGWTDRVIVALLDVMLSVPAVIITLAVLAIFYQSNVAAMLTLGFFASAGLARIIRSSCIALREELFVDAARVSGLGPARIMARHILPRLTGQLLVPIFLFSGNALAIQTGLGFLGLATPAPAPSWGGMVGEAAQIMQQDPYLLFVSGGVIGLMSLSFGLVGDGLRDLEQDRRQATGGRSRRPVPAAASQTAAEPSDTSLDGAVLAVRDYSIAFATAQGPRDVVDSISFTVRPGEIFGLVGESGSGKTVTGLSLLGLLPPNGAVTSGAAWLAGTRISGLPERELQRIRGSEIALVSQEPMVALDPYFTIGSQLAEVIRRIDAGRGGKDAVQQRIRELLTSVHLRDPDDIARRHPHELSGGMLQRVVIAMALAGSPKVLIADEPTTALDVTVQAGILDLLRSLRDEHGMAIILITHDLGVVADSCDRAIVMEHGRIVEEGSVEDIFYRPRHPYTKKLIESTPSIARTEGRIT